Proteins found in one Plasmodium malariae genome assembly, chromosome: 13 genomic segment:
- the PmUG01_13024100 gene encoding conserved Plasmodium protein, unknown function — MSVNNRKKSIYFYKNRSTNSIEVVNSQKSNSFMSNNSNNENKNKNISKTKEDFLKSYFGIFINNNNTWKKSNDSIFYEIKSSEENKINSHLTFESADEDEIENIDAQIGSSRRSFYSIYDYTDETESSDYNMLNVNQGYEFFYNEKTLDPSITGKMLLHELGNNYMHIYDTDNFYSNDESSEDITEEVHSTRNKKADKSRKTSKRAAKKTVKRAEKSAVKREVYIASDRAARGETIVETQFETNNKARVKSVEGSRNSPIKNIRNLVNRYKMNKSQANIQYIGIITILKKYTYVIKKNGIIFFKNRLNKKEILLSRKIKKRFNRSNNFYSTFRKYIGDMRTKEKINKCYFFRYLYFCMLKKKFQNYYRKKKLKTLIKYANRQKRRNSYLSKYIKCSLHDKSYMEKKDSEEFTWNRSLVQISPEGTNTSKESLDIHSKCKEGDKYDMDSFGHDTNNNRSSSNAFIGEREREGNTESEDKHVQVSCEKKIMSYSDLDSDLQMFKKGSIKKKKKKNAEKEIEEGQEIESGKEIEEEQEIESGKEIEEEQEIESGKEIEEGQEIESGKEIEEGQEIESGKEIKAEKEIEVERENKIVNKVERNICSQMSIRSGASLSANPESPVENVDPEDNNNDEGFTKKKSASDCNSENEEIDMRSNCSQIYSNSEKIQRGLNNSKIFVLSENINVIEKIVMSKEEEKHRMNNQHNSISINFLKIINNSIDTQKNICHKVWEKKSSEQVSNDIARGESDHSKTSEINDHACSSFSIIKSVSDIIFPNISNGHIDSLGIENSRRESSSKNSEGGTNSDCIVEKRNYDNKEKSISGFSDSIVDQSNDSNKRENISHRRSVSIDDSITENENEAHILTQSNNSAAIVTKESNFSGNIEKINYVKDEEENKNSKYTCQKDTEDSNKESNKESRNESSIESSKESSIESSKESSIESSKESSIESSKESSIESSKRSKESSIESSKERSIESSKEGIKGSSKEGIKGSSKEGIKGSSKEGIKGSSKESIKEVKKCILTDNKEEYNEHEIISKNIHLLEKKKNIQTDKFSKTKNLCHIDDKGNEKDVRCPKIDVCNIHQKNTSKVINSEKDIENNMEMEIRKSMEEMFKTIFEKDMLEDNSDFTKMGVTRNAICEKWLDEEGVMEVKQEDIKGADAAVEEPNVKQMNKKDVNQIQGEEKNVNEIDEEEGEIVSLRKYGLSCTCHKQDELCNGLRMGTPNNLFQSFGRVNRECNNLGKEKLETKTKERYRVSKEVIEKEESTQQNDKHNVDALDDANKLCSRLQNKIMKDIKKGYIKKMKRLFKKRYKKIEKNISENIKTIVHNFNSNEDDYKHLSGIRLTEEEKIKKNKRKIKKKKKKKIRENGIELIRNYTNVENYAQLDNPVVNNEQNDHKKNSICEVGHNNAIIPSSISEDIKSMPQNSYDKDSTNYLVNRYMLTRINNDSNRGNPFSTGNVGRIYHDALSQNNTSKCFGSYCINHQNNMNKMKSNSSEKSSHMCYEPYINIMNILEKHNSGEYDKKGKIENEEIKLGIIIPQNNIRNSKQNVILKNLKYTGLPFISNHFNNGNELLSQLNFTEKRNIGGLFKKIDTIGKGSMSGKTDVNTDDGISRRKDIHMNVNMNRSTKNVNVSSKIHPFEFVRAERENTKQLSSNDILLYNSTSERFINDNKKIKKNKEEKEEHLVLSYQARHKIKTPTIKTSIQKINKTLYYQNNNMYNKIWNKETKHINENKLKSTAIFFIHKRGKLNKSTKSEKGIYTLYQSKNQMDQKYFSDKRISPYWLYRTIKHRGKYIPITNVNDRNVFVDKSTYYSLIKDSVSPFYYYDTSCINRGDLSNNTSLGIQKLDEVKKYKLEQCGYMNDACVVSCNGESYLHVNRNVASGAIRSSNNSAVDGSRDSSIIDGMHTHTYNSAIVLRSGSSNRAKGDYFHLYKTKAICNSHLSDLNNISYEMSIGYEGTSTIKNCQTCQKSQQGNALLGSSIFNRAYDKGKISINKNSHLINKYNKTCRQTHLIGVRSKTCTNNNKDINKSNDMNNSSNMKRVSRCSQQTHTYALNRSILCKRTNLAKTPNVKEMYDVSYEREDVKKGNSSIFQKETKQSFNCLDKYHLHRNVSSIVNRIVNRRLNNDAENNGAERKQCFLSNSNDVRFARLRMKIKNKKENMEKKENMEKKEKIEKMEKIEKKEKIEKNNNNAYNKNNGNNESIWNLANCYITSDSNALYTNGKLHNDNILKKKNKNNLFPVQHNNKTKKAVKRDSEKNERHSCKMKDGILSCTSDFHINKITSKNCILKNMCTSAYNYFTNIYDTRTNEKDVEIMNKYHLKVKKISFNRKNQPYQMTDIYNIRNMPFYISNNSFFFDNVFNTHIKKVALNNRNIQSFHICSINSSPYDQVKSTNYRHYMENIGIYRDF; from the exons ATGAGtgtaaataatagaaaaaaaagtatttatttttataaaaataggaGCACAAATAGTATTGAAGTTGTAAACTCCCAAAAGAGTAATTCCTTTATGAGTAATAATTCAaacaatgaaaataaaaacaaaaatataagtaaaacaaaagaagattttctaaaaagttattttggaattttcattaataataataatacttggAAAAAATCCAATGATTCAATATTTTACGAAATTAAAAGTTCAGaagagaataaaattaatagcCACTTAACTTTTGAAAGTGCCGATGAAGatgaaattgaaaatatagaTGCACAAATAGGATCATCAAGGAGATCTTTCTATTCTATATATGACTACACCGATGAAACTGAGAGTAGTGattataatatgttaaatGTGAATCAAGGATACGAATTCTTTtacaatgaaaaaacattAGATCCATCAATTACAGGAAAAATGCTCTTACATGAGCTTGGAAATAATTACATGCACATCTACGATACGGACAATTTTTATAGCAATGATGAAAGTAGTGAGGATATAACTGAAGAAGTACACTCCacgagaaataaaaaagcggATAAAAGTAGGAAAACCTCAAAAAGGGCTGCAAAAAAGACGGTAAAAAGGGCAGAAAAAAGTGCTGTAAAAAGAGAAGTATATATCGCATCGGACAGAGCAGCAAGAGGAGAAACGATCGTCGAAACTCAATTTGAGACAAATAACAAAGCGAGAGTAAAATCTGTAGAAGGATCAAGAAACAGTCCTATTAAAAACATACGCAATTTGGTGAATCGCtacaaaatgaataaatcGCAAGCAAACATTCAGTACATTGGAATTATTACCATTCTGAAAAAGTATACATacgtaataaaaaaaaacggtattatattttttaagaatagattaaataaaaaggaaatactTTTaagtagaaaaattaaaaaaaggttCAATAGGTCTAACAATTTTTACTCTACATTTAGAAAGTATATAGGTGATATGCGAACGaaggaaaagataaataaatgcTACTTTTTTAgatatctatatttttgcatgctcaaaaaaaaatttcaaaattattataggaaaaaaaaattaaagacaTTAATCAAGTATGCTAATAgacaaaaaagaagaaattcttatttaagcaaatatataaaatgctCTTTACATGATAAATcttatatggaaaaaaaagactCTGAAGAATTCACATGGAATAGAAGTCTTGTACAGATTTCGCCAGAGGGTACAAATACTTCTAAAGAATCTTTAGATATTCATAGTAAATGCAAAGAAGGCGACAAATATGATATGGACTCCTTTGGCCATGATACGAATAATAATAGAAGTAGCAGCAATGCCTTTATTGGTGAAAGAGAAAGAGAAGGTAACACGGAATCTGAAGACAAACATGTGCAAGTAAGTtgcgaaaaaaaaatcatgtCTTATTCTGATTTGGATAGCGATCTacaaatgtttaaaaaagggtcgataaagaaaaagaaaaaaaagaacgcAGAAAAGGAAATAGAAGAGGGACAAGAAATAGAATCAGGAAAGGAAATAGAAGAGGAACAAGAAATAGAATCAGGAAAGGAAATAGAAGAGGAACAAGAAATAGAATCAGGAAAGGAAATAGAAGAGGGACAAGAAATAGAATCAGGAAAGGAAATAGAAGAGGGACAAGAAATAGAATCAGGAAAGGAAATAAAAGCCGAAAAGGAAATCGAAGTGGAAAGGGAAAACAAAATTGTAAACAAAGTGGAAAGAAACATCTGCAGTCAAATGAGCATAAGAAGTGGTGCCAGTCTCAGTGCCAATCCTGAGAGTCCAGTGGAAAATGTGGACCCAGAGGACAATAATAATGACGAAGGATTCACAAAGAAAAAGAGTGCATCCGATTGCAACAGTGAAAACGAAGAAATAGATATGCGTTCCAACTGTTCTCAGATCTACAGTAATTCTGAGAAAATACAAAGGGgtttaaataattcaaaaatttttgtcttatctgaaaatataaatgttatcGAAAAGATTGTTATGtcaaaagaagaagaaaaacataGAATGAATAATCAACATAACAGTATTagcataaattttttaaaaatcatAAATAACTCAATTgatacacaaaaaaatatatgtcaTAAGGTATGGGAGAAAAAAAGTTCTGAACAAGTAAGCAATGATATAGCTAGGGGGGAATCTGACCATAGTAAAACATCCGAAATTAATGATCATGCATGTAGTagtttttctattattaaaaGTGTTAGCGATATTATTTTCCCAAATATAAGTAATGGTCATATTGATAGTTTAGGGATTGAAAACAGTAGGAGAGAAAGCTCTAGCAAGAATAGCGAAGGAGGTACTAATAGTGATTGCATtgtagaaaaaagaaattatgatAACAAGGAGAAAAGCATTAGCGGGTTTAGTGACAGCATTGTGGACCAGAGTAATGATAGCaacaaaagagaaaatatcAGCCATCGCAGAAGTGTAAGCATAGATGATAGTATAACTGAGAATGAAAATGAAGCACATATACTTACTCAAAGCAATAATAGTGCTGCTATAGTCACTAAAGAATCAAATTTTTCtggaaatattgaaaaaataaattatgtcaAGGATgaggaagaaaataaaaatagcaaatATACATGTCAAAAGGATACGGAGGATAGCAATAAAGAGAGTAACAAAGAAAGCAGGAACGAGAGCAGTATAGAAAGTAGTAAAGAGAGCAGTATAGAAAGTAGTAAAGAGAGCAGTATAGAAAGTAGTAAAGAGAGCAGTATAGAAAGTAGTAAAGAGAGCAGTATAGAAAGTAGTAAGAGA AGTAAGGAGAGCAGTATAGAAAGTAGTAAAGAGCGCAGTATAGAAAGCAGTAAAGAGGGCATCAAAGGGAGCAGTAAAGAGGGCATCAAAGGGAGCAGTAAAGAGGGCATCAAAGGGAGCAGTAAAGAGGGCATCAAAGGGAGCAGTAAAGAGAGCATTAAAGAGGTAAAGAAGTGTATACTCACAGATAACAAAGAAGAATACAATGAGCATGaaataataagtaaaaacATACACttgttagaaaaaaaaaaa aatatccaaACAGATAAATTTTCAAAGACTAAAAATTTATGTCATATTGATGATAAGGGTAATGAGAAGGACGTACGTTGTCCTAAAATAGACGTATGTAATATTcatcaaaaaaatacaagTAAAGTTATTAATTCTGAAAaagatatagaaaataatatggaaatggaaataagaaaaagtatGGAAGAGATGTTTAAGACAATTTTTGAAAAGGATATGCTTGAAGATAATTCggattttacaaaaatgggTGTAACACGTAATGCTATTTGCGAAAAATGGTTAGACGAAGAGGGCGTAATGGAAGTAAAACAAGAGGACATAAAGGGGGCGGATGCAGCCGTAGAGGAACCGAACGTAAAGCAGATGAACAAAAAAGACGTAAATCAGATACAGGGAGAGGAGAAAAACGTAAACGAAATAGACGAAGAAGAGGGGGAGATAGTGTCACTAAGGAAATATGGTCTTTCTTGTACTTGTCACAAACAAGATGAATTATGCAATGGTTTGAGAATGGGGACCCCTAACAATCTTTTTCAATCGTTTGGAAGGGTTAATAGAGAATGCAATAATTTgggtaaagaaaaattagagacgaaaacaaaagaaagaTACAGAGTATCAAAGGAAGTCatagaaaaagaagagaGCACACAACAAAATGATAAACATAACGTCGACGCGTTAGACGATGCAAATAAATTGTGTTCTAGGCTgcagaataaaattatgaaggATATTAAAAAgggatatataaaaaagatgaaaaggCTTTTCAAGaaaagatacaaaaaaatagaaaaaaatatttctgaaaatattaaaactattgttcataattttaacaGTAATGAAGATGATTATAAGCACCTTTCGGGTATTCGCCTAACAGAAgaagaaaagataaaa aaaaataaaagaaaaataaaaaagaagaaaaaaa aaaagataaGAGAAAATGGTATAGAATTAATTAGAAATTATACAAATGTTGAAAACTATGCACAATTAGACAATCCCGTTGTtaataatgaacaaaatgatcataaaaaaaattcaatcTGCGAAGTAGGTCATAACAATGCCATAATTCCTAGCAGTATTAGTGAGGATATAAAGAGCATGCCGCAAAATAGCTATGACAAGGATAGTACAAACTATTTAGTTAATCGCTATATGCTTACCAGAATTAATAACGATAGTAATAGAGGTAATCCTTTTAGTACTGGAAATGTTGGTAGAATTTATCATGATGCACTTAGTCAAAATAACACTTCTAAATGTTTCGGTTCGTATTGTATAAACcatcaaaataatatgaataagaTGAAAAGTAATTCGAGCGAGAAAAGTAGCCATATGTGTTATGAGccctatataaatataatgaacatTCTTGAGAAACATAATTCTGGTGAGtatgataaaaaaggaaaaatagaaaacGAGGAAATAAAACTTGGTATTATTATTcctcaaaataatattagaaattcaaaacaaaatgttatacttaaaaatttaaaatatacaggACTTCCTTTTATATCTAACCACTTTAATAACGGAAATGAATTACTTAGTCAGCTGAATTTTACTGAGAAAAGGAACATAGGGGgccttttcaaaaaaatagataCTATCGGAAAAGGTAGTATGAGTGGAAAAACTGATGTCAATACAGATGATGGAATAAGCAGAAGGAAGGACATCCATATGAATGTTAATATGAACAGATCTACGAAAAACGTCAATGTTTCAAGCAAAATTCATCCTTTTGAATTTGTTAGGGCCGAAAGAGAAAATACCAAGCAACTTAGTAGTAACGATATTCTATTGTATAATAGCACTAGTGAACGTTTTATAAACGACAACAAAAagattaagaaaaataaggaagAGAAAGAAGAGCATTTAGTGCTTAGTTACCAAGCAagacataaaataaaaactccTACCATCAAAACAAGTATACAGAAAATTAACAAAACGCTGTActatcaaaataataatatgtataataaaatttggaATAAAGAGacaaaacatataaatgaaaacaagTTAAAAAGTACTGctatcttttttattcataaaagaggaaaattaaataagagCACAAAAAGTGAAAAAGGTATTTATACCTTATATCAATCAAAAAATCAAATGgatcaaaaatattttagtgATAAAAGAATTTCTCCATATTGGTTATATAGAACAATTAAACATAGGGGTAAATACATCCCAATTACAAATGTTAATGATAGAAATGTATTTGTAGATAAATCTacttattattcattaataaaagaTAGTGTTTCCCCCTTTTATTACTATGACACTTCATGTATTAACAGAGGGGACCTTTCGAATAATACCTCATTGGGCATACAAAAACTGGatgaagttaaaaaatataaactggAGCAATGTGGATATATGAATGATGCTTGTGTAGTTAGTTGCAATGGTGAGAGCTACTTGCATGTAAACCGAAATGTGGCTAGTGGCGCCATAAGAAGCAGCAATAATAGCGCTGTGGATGGAAGCCGGGACAGCAGCATAATCGATGGTATGCACACGCATACATACAATAGTGCCATTGTTCTAAGGAGTGGAAGTAGTAACAGGGCAAAAGGAGATTATTTCCACTTGTACAAAACAAAGGCCATTTGTAATAGCCACCTGTCCGATTTGAACAACATATCATATGAAATGTCAATAGGTTATGAAGGCACAAgcacaataaaaaattgtcaAACATGCCAAAAGTCTCAGCAGGGAAATGCGCTTTTAGGTAGtagtatttttaatagaGCTTACGATAAAGGGAAAATaagcataaataaaaatagccacctaataaacaaatataacaaGACTTGTAGACAAACGCACTTAATAGGTGTGAGGAGCAAGACATGTACTAACAACAATAAGGACATTAACAAGAGTAACGACATGAACAACAGTAGCAACATGAAGAGAGTTTCTCGATGTAGTCAACAGACTCATACGTACGCCTTAAATAGAAGTATACTTTGTAAAAGGACAAATTTGGCAAAAACTCCAAACGTCAAAGAAATGTACGACGTTAGTTATGAGCGTGAGGACGTGAAAAAGGGGAACAGTTCgatttttcaaaaagaaacaaaacaAAGTTTTAATTGTTTGGACAAATATCATCTACACAGAAATGTTAGCAGCATTGTAAACAGAATTGTAAACAGACGTCTAAACAACGATGCAGAGAACAACGGTGCGGAAAGAAAGCAGTGTTTTCTTAGCAACAGTAACGATGTAAGATTTGCACGGTTaagaatgaaaataaaaaataaaaaagaaaatatggaaaaaaaggaaaatatggaaaaaaaggaaaagatcgaaaaaatggaaaagatcgaaaaaaaggaaaagatcgaaaaaaacaataataatgcttataacaaaaataacgGAAACAACGAAAGTATATGGAACTTAGCAAATTGTTACATTACAAGTGATAGCAACGCTCTTTACACAAATGGAAAATTGCATAAcgataatattttaaaaaagaagaataaaaataatttattccCAGTccaacataataataaaacaaagaaagCAGTAAAAAGAGACAGcgaaaaaaatgaacgtCACTCGTGTAAAATGAAAGACGGGATATTGTCATGTACTAGTGATTttcacataaataaaattacttcAAAAAActgcattttaaaaaatatgtgcactagtgcatataattattttactaatatatatgatacgagaacaaatgaaaaggatgtagaaattatgaacaagtaTCAtcttaaagtaaaaaaaatttctttcaATCGCAAAAATCAACCTTATCAAATgactgatatatataatataagaaacatgccattttatatttcaaataattcttttttctttgataatgtatttaatactcatataaaaaaggttGCACTGAATAATAGGAACATTCAAAGTTTTCATATATGCTCCATTAATTCTTCACCATATGATCAAGTGAAGAGCACAAATTACAGGCattatatggaaaatataGGTATATACAGGGATTTCTGA